The nucleotide window CGTGCCGCGCATCGGCAATGACTGGGGCGCCTGCGATCCGGCAAATCCGAAGAACCGGCGCCGCCGCTGTTCGATCCTGGTCCAGCAGGCCGACACGACGGTGCTGGTCGATACGTCGCCCGACATGCGCGAACAGCTGCTCGACGCCGGCGTGTCCGATCTCGACGGCGTGGTCTGGACCCACGATCACGCCGACCAGACCCACGGTCTCGACGATCTCCGCGTCGTCGCCATACGCCATCGCAGACGGATCGACGTCTGGGGGGACGCCGTGACGCTGAAACGGCTCAAGGCGAAGTTCGGCTATTGCTTCCCCGAAGGCGCGCAAGGGGGTTATCCGGCAATCCTCAACGATCATCTGATCGACGGACCGTTCACGATCGGGGCTCTGGACTTCCGTCCGTTCGAGCAGGATCACGGCACCATGACCTCGCTCGGCTTCCGCATCGGGCCGCTGGCCTATGCCAATGACGTGGTCGATCTCGACGATGACGCCTTCGAGGCCATGGCGGGCGCCGAACTGATGATCGTCGATGCGCTGCGCTACACGCCGCATCCGACGCACGCACATCTCGACCGCGCACTGGAATGGATCGAACGGGTGCGACCGCGCCGCGCCGTGCTCACCAATCTGCATGTCGACCTGGACTACGAGACCCTTGTGGGTGAACTGCCGGCCGGCGTCGTGCCGGCCTATGACGGGATGGAAATCGAGGTCTGATCGTCCGGAGGCCTTCAGGTCCGTCCGTTTCCATCACTCTTTTTATTCCATAATATATCTTATACGATAATCTGGACAGCAGCGGCGCGTCTATCGAGTCGAACCGTCCCGCATGTTCAACGCCCCCGCCCAGGACGCGGCCCAGTCCTGCCCCGTCATGTCGCGCTCGCCGTCGGCCGTGAAGAACTTGTTGGGGACGAGGAACATGCCGAGCAACAGAGCGCCCTCCGGACTCCAGGCGCGATGACGGCTGCCCGCCGGCCGCCAGACGAAATTGCCGGACGCGCACGTGCCTTCTCCGCAGACCAGGGATCCTTGCAGCACCCAGGTTGAACCGCGCCGAGTTTCCCGGAGGCAGTTTCGTTTGAGTCATGCGGCCACGGCGGATTGCTCCGGCATGGCGTAGTAGCGCTCCTCGGCTTCGGCCGGCGGGATGTTGCCGATGGGCTCCAGCAGCCGGCGATTGTTGAACCAGTCGACCCATTCGAGGGTAGCGAACTCGACGGCCTCGAACGAG belongs to Minwuia thermotolerans and includes:
- a CDS encoding MBL fold metallo-hydrolase codes for the protein MRVTILGCGSSGGVPRIGNDWGACDPANPKNRRRRCSILVQQADTTVLVDTSPDMREQLLDAGVSDLDGVVWTHDHADQTHGLDDLRVVAIRHRRRIDVWGDAVTLKRLKAKFGYCFPEGAQGGYPAILNDHLIDGPFTIGALDFRPFEQDHGTMTSLGFRIGPLAYANDVVDLDDDAFEAMAGAELMIVDALRYTPHPTHAHLDRALEWIERVRPRRAVLTNLHVDLDYETLVGELPAGVVPAYDGMEIEV